A stretch of the Thermus thermophilus genome encodes the following:
- the truA gene encoding tRNA pseudouridine(38-40) synthase TruA — protein MRRLLLLCEYDGTLFAGLQRQGRGLRTVQGELERALPGIGALPKAVAAGRTDAGVHALAMPFHVDVESAIPVEKVPEALNRLLPEDLKVVGAREVAPDFHARKDALWRAYRYRILVRPHPSPLLRHRALWVRRPLDLEAMEKALLLLLGRHNFLGFAKEETRPGERELLEARLQVAEGEAGLEVRLYFRGTSFLRGQVRGMVGTLLEVGLGKRSPESLEAILKTADRRLAGPTAPAHGLYFVEAAYPEEKLRP, from the coding sequence GTGCGGCGCCTCCTCCTCCTTTGCGAGTACGACGGCACCCTGTTCGCCGGGCTGCAGCGGCAGGGGAGGGGCCTGCGCACGGTGCAGGGGGAGCTGGAAAGGGCCCTGCCCGGGATCGGCGCCCTCCCCAAGGCGGTGGCCGCGGGGCGCACGGACGCCGGGGTGCACGCCCTGGCCATGCCCTTCCACGTGGACGTGGAAAGCGCCATCCCCGTGGAGAAGGTCCCCGAGGCCCTAAACCGCCTCCTCCCCGAGGACCTCAAGGTGGTGGGGGCGAGGGAGGTGGCCCCCGACTTCCACGCCCGCAAGGACGCCCTGTGGCGGGCCTACCGCTACCGGATCCTCGTGAGGCCCCACCCCTCCCCCCTCCTCCGCCACCGGGCCCTTTGGGTGCGGCGCCCCCTGGACCTGGAGGCCATGGAAAAGGCCCTCCTCCTCCTCCTTGGGCGGCACAACTTCCTGGGCTTCGCCAAGGAGGAAACCCGGCCGGGGGAGCGGGAGCTCCTCGAGGCCCGGCTCCAGGTGGCGGAGGGGGAAGCGGGCCTCGAGGTGCGCCTCTACTTCCGGGGGACGAGCTTCCTGCGGGGCCAGGTGCGGGGCATGGTGGGCACCCTCCTGGAGGTGGGGCTCGGAAAGCGGTCCCCGGAGAGCCTTGAGGCCATTCTGAAAACCGCCGACCGCCGCCTGGCGGGCCCCACCGCCCCGGCCCACGGCCTTTACTTCGTGGAGGCCGCCTACCCGGAGGAGAAGCTTAGGCCCTAA